ACATGGCCAGAAAAGGGTAGAGCTCTCTCTCTGCCAGATGTTCTGCTCCCTATTCACTAAATCAGTTTATTCTGAGGGAGAACTCTGTACATGTACGATCTTTTTGACATATTCCCTCTTCTCTGGCAGGTCCCAAATCCTTTCTGGAGCAGTTTTGGAACAAATATCCTAAGTCATCAAGGCACAGTGAAGTGATGGCCACCCGAGACACAGTGGGAGCAATGCAGCAGGTATGGGTGCACCAAAACAACACCCCAAGGAGCAGGCTGGCGTGGTTCCTCAGGCTCAGTGCTCTGCATACAACCACACCTCCTCCTTGCATCATCCTCTTCCCCAAATGCTCCATCAGAGCGTACATGCAGCATTTTGGCACCTGCTCCAGGTCTTGTCCTGCTCCAGTTTGTCTCTGGGTGAAACAGGTGGTGATACTCACCTGGTTTGGTTGCAGGGCTCTGATggggtgcagagcagcaaagagatCGTGGTGTGGACACCCaggctgcctgccctgcagaggTATGGGGTACCTACATCCCTGTCCATcagctctccctcctgtttcaggttgtttttttccaggggGCTCTGCCCATTGATCTTAAACCTTGGGAAtaaccagggaaaaaaaaaaaaaaaaaaaaaaaaaagctaatttttTGGGGGAAAACCTGCCACCCTTTCCATCTCTAACAAAATTTCCATGGTTCAGTGTAACTTATGGCAGTGAAATACTTTTCCTGACAGCAAGGCAAGGCCTAAGAACTTAAAGCCACTTGAAGCTGTTTGCTAAATGGAAGAATCCCTCCAGGAAACTGATGTGCAAGTGAGAGGTGACATAAACAGCACAATTTCACTCAGTCTTCTGGACAAGATAAGTCCCAAATAGCTAATGAAAAAATCCCAAGtagattatttttaatcaaaaagtAGGGCACAGATCTTACCAGACAACCCTGaactaaaataataaagcaaaaaaaggtCAGCAGTCCTCTTCTCAAGGCAGTTTTaagcagtgaaagcaaagtGGCAGCTGGGTCTGGGAGCCAGGCTAAGCCTCGCTCATCTCAAGCACATTCCCAGATGTTTAGATGACCCCAGCACATTAGAGCCCTCACTCCTTCACTGAGACACTTTCTGACCTCTAGGTTAGAGACAGCTGAAGGGGCTGAAGCTTCTGCTCCTGAGGTCTGCACTCTCCGCATCAAATCTGAAAGTGGGGAGCAGACGTATGTCATAAAGATGCTGTTCTCAGAGACAATAGGAGACCTGCGCCAACACCTTGCCCACGCCAGGTAGGACTCCTGCCCTCCACCCTGTTCCATCCAGCTCCAGGGgaggttttgctgctgctcagggcttgGAGCAGAGCAACCCGCACTGAGCGGGGCTGGGTCCTGGCCACTGCTGCTTTGGCTCCTCTTGACaccagagctgctctccagctggCAGGGATTTGCTCAGAGCACCTAACATACATCTTTGACAAAAAGCTCACACGTTACAAGAGATGCCTTTCATCCTCTTAAAACTAACAGTTCCATATGGCTGGGGGGATCTTTTCAGTCTTCACCCATAACAGGCTGTAGCCCTTGCCTCTATCCAAGCCCATGCTGAGCTCACTTCTGCTGGGCTCACTTCTCCTTCCCACTGCAGCTGTGGAGCCTGAAATGGCAGCTCTGCGCAGTTTGGGCAGgaagccttttcttctgcttggcCTGCACTTGCCTCTCCAGAGTCTGCTCTTAAGTAACTGCAATTGGATGAGCCgcagcatttctgcaaaatCCTGGGGGATGTTGTGCATAAGAAAAGATTGTGCTGTTCTTTCCTAGGGGTGGAGATTCCGACTCATATGAGATCATCAGTACCTTTCCCCAGAGGGTATACTCGGACAACTCCAGGAGCCTGCAGGAATGTGAGCTGATCCCCAATGCCTCCTTGCTGCTGCGGAGAAGAGACCCCTCCCCACCAGAGGGGACGGGGCTGCAAACAGCctagcagcagctctgcaggaggaaggagctACCTTGCACTGCTGGCTGAGCTACAACATCCCCTCGGCTGGGAAGAGAGCAGAGTTGTCTTTCCAGATCTAGTTTCATTGCGCTGTTACCTGGTATGGAGTGCAAGGTTCCTTCTTCGGTCTCTCCCTTCAGCTGAGTGCCACGTGCCAGCCCCAGTGTTCTGCTGTCTCCTGGGTGGATGGTTGCTGTTCCCCAGGGCAGGTGGGCTGCTCTCACAGGGATTGCTGTGAGCACAAGGCAGAGGCCCTGGTTTCTCACCTCTGCTGGAGGTTATATCAGCTGATCTCTGCTCAGGGAAGGCTGCCAGCTTTGCATTGGTACCAGGGCAGTTGCTTAGCTGGACTCAGGGATTCTCTACAGCAGCAGATATCTGGGCAAGACAGACACACAGCAAGGGTCAGCCTATTTtccatggagctgctgcccagagatTTCAACTGCATctatagcagaagaaaaacaggctcAGTAATATGGTCTTGAGCAACGGCCTTGGGCCATTTCAATACTGGGACTGAGCCAGCCTCCTTCCAGCCAGGAGATCCTGCTGCTGGGTTTCCTGGACGTGAGCAGCTCCTTTCCTTGGACAGCCCCCATCTGCAGAGGGCCTGAGGCTTGCAGCCACACAGAGCCAAACCTGCTGCGACTtcaaagctgctgccttcctccctcccagcccGCTGCTCTGCTGCAACAGGACACCGTGTCATTAGAGAAGAGCATAATCCCTTTGCTCCTTCTCTGCTGAACCCTGACAGTAAAGCATCTTCCTCTCCTGTAGGCTGGAGCCACGCTCTGCAGGCCCCATTCCACACACATCCTTCCCGTTTCAGCTCTGACAATTTCCCACTTCACTCCCAGCTGAGAACACTCCCCCGTGTGCAAGGCAGCGCCTTCTGGCAGCTCCCTTTTAGCAGAAGCCCAACACGCGCTGTCACCCAGCCCTCAGTAAAGGCTTctgataaaaacatttctttagtTGCAGTTTCCACTTTGATGAAGTTTCAAAGGAGCCGCCAGATACAGAAACGGGGCAGGAAGGTCTGAGCGCTTCCTGCAGCAAATCTGCTTTCCTCAGCCCCCCCCTGAACCACACACAGCTCGTACAGGaagcaccaccagcaccaggCAGCTGCTTCCACAGCCTCCCTGCCATCAGTGACTCAATGCCGGCAGCTGCCCGTTGGTTTCCTCCTTTTTCCACATGCTCTATTTGCTGTAACAGACCCCTCCTACGGGGCACTGCCCTTTTGCAGAGGGCTGGTCTATAACCAACCAGGTAattccagttctgttttttaCCCCTGGGTCAGGCTGCAGCTGTCCCTCCCTCAGGCTGTTCTTACTGCTGAGGGCTGCTTCAGAGAGgaacctgcagctgctgctcagccgGATACTGAGACAGGTCCCAGGAGCCCTTCATTAGCGGCAGCGGTCTGAGGCGTTCAGATCTTTGTGtcagtctgcagcagcacaatCACCTCGGCTCCTCCAGGCTGGAACCAACTTAGAATCGTTATGTGGGTTATTTGACCTGCagtcaaaataaaagcaatttcaaagGAACCCACAAGTACCAGCACAAAAGGTACAGTAACATTTAATAGCATCTCGGAAGACAACACTGGTCATAAACTCGCTTTttggcaggaaaacaaaatgcacttgGTCCAGGTTgcaaaaagccaacagaaaacaggaaagataaGACAGCTGGagcatcagctgctgtgaaGCAGCCGTGAGCCATCAGCGCTCACCAGGGAGCCCTCAGcgctgcacagcacacagctgatgGAGCAGCGCAGACCCCAGCTCCAAGCCCACCCACTCCCGGCCCAAGGGGACACCTCAGCCCCATCTCGCTCCCCGCCGGGTGGTCAGACCCAGCCCCGTGCAGCATTTCTGCACTGAATTATCagaacccaaaacaaacaacttcgTTGCTGCGATTTGTGCAGCTGAGATGaaagtttgcttgtttttttaaaaaaaggaagtgcAGCAGGATTTACAATTGTAACAGCAACTGGGAGGAGTGGGAAGTAGCATGCAGCCCTGAGCCCTCCCCTCCTAAAGCAGAAGCTCTCCTGGTAGAGGAAGGAGAGGGCTGACGggcacagctttgctgtttaGAGGCACTGGAAGCTGCGGTGTGAGCcaggcccagctctgctctAAGGCCAAGCGCAGCGAGTCGGGCTTTCTTTGCATCCCTCTGAGATGACATCGGAGTTAGGCAGGAAGGAATCGTAGGCAGCTGCAATGAGTTGTTTTGGTCACGGATTTCCCGGTGCTGGACTACAAGTCGTGGTGCCAGGAGAGCGCTGACAACCTGGAAGTGAAGATGTTCGGAGATGAGGGTGCTCAGGAACGCAGGTAGAGTCCAGGACGGATGGACAGCCATGGGTCAGGCCAGCTTCAGGAACTCCTGCAGGGTGTTTTGTTCCACTGCTTCCACAAAGAGCTCGTAATCCTGCAGGGAAGGAACCAGCCGGCTGCTCACCAGCAGGAAGCACGCAGCAAAAATGCCTGTGTGCTGCACACGCAGTGCAGCcctcccagcactcagcacaaatgtgcacagtgatgctgcagggagGTCATGGGGAAGATGACGGGGCCAAGCCACAACAGccccacccagcacagccccactgcctgTGGGTACACAcagccccccagccctgcactgtgCTCCAAGTAGAGGTTAACACTGGCTGCCTTTTGTCCACACACCTCAGGGGAAACACCTTTTGGAAAGCATCCCAATGGCATTTGTAGCAAAATCAAGGGGACACCGTGATTCCCCACCATCCAGCTCTCACAGAACAGACCCCCACCGCAGTCTTACCCCACAGTAGTGGTCTCCATTGACAATCTGGGGCGGGATGGCTTTAGGGTTGCCTGCCTTTGCCCTCATCTCCTCCCGGAGAGCGTTGTCCTGGGAGATATCCACCAGCTCGTACTTGATGTTCTTCCCATCGAGGATTCTGGTCACTTCGCTCTGTTGGGATTTGATCTGGAAGCCGGGCGGCAAAGGGAACGTTATCGGGACGCGGGGAGGAGCTCCGAAGGGCGAACGCACACTCAGCGCATCAGCCCACACCCGGCCAGGGGGGCCCTGCGGGGAACGGCACGAGCAGCGAGCAGAGCAGGTGGGACGGGATGGGGCAGCGCGAGAAACACGGCGGGAGAGCGGAGAGAGAACGGGCAGGATGGGGcggggaagggaggggaggtCGTGTCTCAATCGGAACCGACACCCGCCCGGAAGGGGTCCCCATCCCCGCGGCGCCCACCCCCACCCtcatcatccccatcccatcccacccccgGCCGCTCGGCGCTCACCTCCCTGGATCCGGTGACGGACGTGCTGTAAACCTTCAACGCGCTCATGCTGCGGCCGCTCCCTGCGCACAGCCCGGGCGGGGGAGACGAGGAGGGCGGGAGCGGAACCGCCCCGCCCCGCATGTGACTGCGGCGGCCAATGGAGGCGGCGGGCGCGGGCATGCGGGGCGACACCGACACCAGCACCGGCACCAGCACAGGCCCGACCCGCCGCCGTCACCACGGCCGGACCGAGCGCCCCGAGACCAGCACGGCTACACGGGAACGAGTGGATCAGAGCAGCTTTATTTTATAATCAAAGTGTTCAGTACAAACAAACGGGTCAGACAAACGCAGATATAAACACAGCCCGTGCTCGACTCgaggaaggaaaacacagctcGAGGCTGAACGCCACCGTCCGAACGGAGCTGCACGGAGCAGAGGTGACGGTTCCGCACCCCGCTGGGGTGGGAACACCCTGCATGGCACCAGGACCTCAATCAGCACCGTGAGCTCAGGACGTGGCACCAGCAACGAGGGCACAGCCAGGAACCTCACACAGCAGATGCTGGagctctgcactgtgccagGCTGGCATGGCACACTAACACACACTAACACAGTAACCACACAGTAATAACCAACGTGTTGCCACCAGCTCCTGTGGTGGCCAAACTCCAAGAACAAAACGCATTTGGTCTTAAATCTTAACATGGAAAAGTAACAACAGTGTTTCTCTCAAAATTAGGGCTCGGGGTCCCAGTGTGAACCAAAAGCAACTGAAGGGGCACAAGTTTCAGCAGCACGTTCCCTGTTTTACCACTGACTTCATGAGACAAGAGATGGCGACCAGCACAGGTCTCACCCTTGGCACCATGGCACCGTCTGCAGCCAACACTCAGGACTGTAAAGATGCCACTAAGATTAAGGAATTGAGACAAAACAAACCGTATCCCAAACTAACCGAGATCCCAATTATTTGGCACAGGAGCGGGGAGCAACCAGAGAATCAGAGGCAGGACTAGAACAAAACCTGAGTGGTTGCAGCCTTGCTGGCATCAAGAAGCTCTCAGATCCAGCTGCACAATCCTGCTGCCATTTTAGGAGCAGAACAGCTTTCTGCCCAACCAGCAGAGTCACACAGGAGGCTCCTAACaggcctgcagcacagccccccccaTGCGGAGGGTCCCTGCGGCGCAGGCAGGGGTTATGTAcattcagagctctgcaggactGTTTGCAATGGCTCAAAAGGCTGCTACAATAAATACTAATTCCTcaccctgccagcagctgcaggcacaaAGCAGCATGTGGACAGGAAGCTTCTGTAGCACATTAAGGCACTTCAGCATCAATCCATTTCCTCCAtgtgctcagtgtgctgctTCAGGGGGATAAAGCTTTAAGGCCTCTAGGATAACAGGACCCAGGGAGTGCTTTGAGTTTTCTGTTAGTGTCGCTTTATCCTCCAACTCCTGTTTGCCACCAAAAGACTCCAGTTGCATTCACATGAGCAAAGCAGGACCTGGTGCATGAATGGCTACACAAACATCCAACCCAGaactgcacacacagcatctgcTAAGCCTGTAGCACCATGATGTAATTAGTGGTAGCAtcatcagcacagctgccagccTACAAAAACCTGAGATCCCCTGAGCACTCTGCTAGGAGCTCCACTCTT
The genomic region above belongs to Coturnix japonica isolate 7356 chromosome 23, Coturnix japonica 2.1, whole genome shotgun sequence and contains:
- the SH3BGRL3 gene encoding SH3 domain-binding glutamic acid-rich-like protein 3, with protein sequence MRGGAVPLPPSSSPPPGLCAGSGRSMSALKVYSTSVTGSREIKSQQSEVTRILDGKNIKYELVDISQDNALREEMRAKAGNPKAIPPQIVNGDHYCGDYELFVEAVEQNTLQEFLKLA